DNA sequence from the Cucumis melo cultivar AY chromosome 6, USDA_Cmelo_AY_1.0, whole genome shotgun sequence genome:
CTATATTTAGTCTATAATTTGAATTATCTGTAGGAAAATTATGTGGGGTGTAGATTAGGCTCATCAGCCCAGAAACAGGTCTTCAGGAATCAAATTTTTAAGGAAATTTGAGTAAACCTGTCTAATCTGACCAAATTTTACAAACCCACCAAAAAAGGATCGCTATTAATATGCACATGGCTACTTTCCTGCCCTTCATCGTCAGATTGTTGGTAGATTGAATCCTGATTCCAAAGTTGAAATCCCCCATTTCATCTTTCGTCTCTCTTACTTAACGATgccttaaaattttcaactatgTGTCCCTGTCCATAGCCCTCTCTTTCATTCAGTTTTTACCGTTTGGTTTTGTTTTGGGAACAGGACAGTCCAATGTGGATCCATTTATTTTCTAGGATCTTGTAATCCAGTCCATGTGCACTTGTAAAACGAGGCAAATGAAGTTTAAGAGTGATTTGGACGAGTTTTTGCAAGTTGCAACTGCCCTTTAGTGGCCCAATAGGCGACAACGACCCGAAAAAAAATGCCACCAAACTTTCACCCATCAAACTGAATAGTCTTTCACATATTGACAAATGGGATTTGCCTATTTTTTTCATGGCTCCCATCATCCCGTTCTTGTTTTGGTCTAAATTTAATTGTATAAAAAATTTACCCCACCGACGCTGCAAGCAAGTGTTTCTATTGTTAGTTCTTTCAATAATGTCCCTAATATAGTTAGTGTTATAACATCGATGGTTAACAGTTAAAACAATTAACTTGATCAGGAGTATCCGCAATGCTACTGCGAGGAGAGAGCTCGGTTTCTTCTCTTGTGGAACCGGCAATCCTATTGATGACTGCTGGCGTTGCGACCCCAATTGGCAACAGAACCGCAAACGTCTCGCAGATTGTGGCATTGGCTTTGGCCGAAACGCCATCGGTGGCCGTGACGGTCGATTTTATGTTGTCACTGACTCGGGCGACGACAACCCTGTCAACCCAAAGCCTGGTACTTTGCGACATGCCGTCATCCAGGACGAACCTCTCTGGATTGTGTTCAAAAGAGACATGGTGATTCAGCTGAAACAAGAGCTGATTATGAATAGTTTCAAGACAATTGATGCTCGTGGGACCAATGTTCACATTGCTAATGGTGCTTGCCTCACAATCCAGTTTGTGACCAATGTTATTGTCCATGGTCTAAACATCCATGACTGCAAACCCACTGGAAACGCCATGGTAAGAAGCTCACCCAATCACGTTGGGTGGAGAACAATTGCTGATGGTGATGCCATTTCCATTTTTGGATCAAGTCATATTTGGATCGATCACAATTCACTCTCTAATTGTGCTGATGGTCTCGTTGACGCTGTCATGGGATCCACTGCCATTACCATCTCCAACAATTACTTCACCCACCACAATGAGGTATCTCCATTCATCCCATCTACTTGGAATCTCGAATCGTGTTTtttctcttccattttttcAGAGACATTTCATCACATTATGTGTTAAATGAACAGGTTATGTTATTAGGACATAGTGATTCTTACGTTAGAGATAAACTGATGCAAGTGACCATTGCTTACAATCACTTTGGTGAAGGACTCATCCAAAGAATGCCAAGGTACAATCTTACTATTCATCATTATTGTTCTTTTGTTCATTTCAAGTAAGCACAGTTTTCTTAAATGTCAGCTACAAGCTGCAATGTTTTGATGACAGAACCAAGTATCTATAGATAGATATTGGCTTTAAAACTCTGTTCTGCTAAACGACAGTGTTTAGCCATTTATAAGCAagagaacaataataatatccCAACCCGTTCCCAGTCATAcaaaatttaatcaatgttATCAATTATTCAGGTGTAGACACGGATACTTCCATGTGGTGAACAATGATTATACTCACTGGGAGATGTACGCCATCGGTGGAAGTGCAAATCCAACCATCAATAGTCAGGGTAACAGATATGCTGCCCCAACCAACCCTTTTGCAAAAGAGGTACTAATTACCAttaacaatattttattttggttcaTATACTTTCAAAAGGTTTATTTTTATTATCGCACTTTCTACTTTGGTTCATTGTAGTCCCGAACTTTGAAAAAAATGGCcatctttatctctaaaaaggatataaaaataacaatgaaaatgaCCAAATCAGTCCATTTATTGcactttttaaaaatacaaaaaccaAAATGAACCGATGTTAAAAGTATATGGATGAAATTGACATATTATAAGTATAACAAACAAAATGAACCAAAGTCGACCAAATAGTATTGAACCATAGATTGACTTGACCAAATTTTAAGCTTTTGAGTTCAATAGTAGTTAACCGTGATATCAAAGCCATTGCTCTAGTTTAGTTTATTAAAGGTTAATCTAATGTAACTAGTGACTAAATCAAACATCTTCTATAGGTAACAAAGAGAGTTGAGACAGCTGAAAGTGAGTGGAAAGGCTGGAATTGGAGATCAGAAGGAGACCTTTTGTTGAATGGTGCCTTTTTCACTCCATCTGGTGCGGGGGCCTCAGCAAGTTATGCTAGAGCTTCAAGCTTGGGAGCTAAATCTTCATCCATGGTTGGTACCATAACATCCAATGCCGGTGCACTTTCCTGCCGAAGAGGCCACCCGTGCTAGCATTCCGTTCCTCTCGGCCATCACAGAACACCCTTTCTCTATTATTCTTCTCtgaatttttcaaatatttacttACAAAATAGCCTTACCCACCAATCTCCATATATTCTATCAAAATTCATATCTCCTCCCTTCCTACCTACCTTCTTTTATCATATCCAAAAACAAGTGTACATTTTATTATCTCGTCTCTTGACCGAGACGTTTCCTATTTGAACACGTCCCCAGTTTGCTGTTTGTTGAGAGTCAGACACTCTGAAATCGCTCGACCTCGGCCTGCTTCGACTCGAAAAAACACACCATTTGCCGTTCGGCAAGCAGGTGCGGAAGCGTTGTTCTTGTGTGTTCATTTATTCCCTTCACACTTCCCCCTCTCCCTCACTTTTCTTCTTTCCAAATCCATTCCAACTCTTTCGCTTCCACCTATCATCATTATTCTCACTCTCTTATGTCTACTCTTCTGTTCTTATAGGATCTGAATGTTTTgagtgtttttcttttcttcctttttttattttcttttacacTATGTTCTGTTTAGTGATACAAGTTATAGTATGTTTGTCAAACATTTAATTATCAAAGCAAAAGTTTGCTAAAGATGATAGCAAATATTGTTCATATGCCTTTGTTCATCTTTCACCtactttcttctctttttaattattcttgGATGTAGAGTTGTAATTTAGGGGTTGAGAAGTGATGTGAAATAAATTCATTCGGTTGAGTTTTAAAAActcctattttcttttttttcacgtagaatcataaatataaaagaattattgaTACACAAATTAAATAGGTTAGGCCCTCtcattaaatttgaaaaataaaatagatgaAAAAGATGTGGCCCCATTTTAATGACATATTTGTAGTGCTTTTTCTATTTGTAAATATAAGTTCaacttttcctttccttttctactttaaaaataaaaacaattttgtCATCTTAACGAATAAAATAACTACGTAAAGAATAAAATCGTTTCAAATAAACTTACTTTTAACGAACAAAATGTTTACCAATAAAATTAAAGGCTATTTAAGCAAACTTTCAGAATTAATAATTGTTTAATATTAACGATAGATATGTAGATTTAAAACTTTTATGTATTATTATTTCCATGCTTCATAAGTAGATAAGTTTGCATGTTACACGTCAATTTTTAAGAATCCAGGTTTCACATCAAAGAAAGGGGTAAAATGAATTTAGGAAGTAAAGTGATGTGAACTCAATTTTACCTTTCTAAAACAAAAGAAACCAAACCAATTAAGTTATGGAGAGTTATTACTTTTTACAGTTAAAGGAAAGGACTTTTAGAACTTTTTGATAGTGATTATTGAATTCTTTAGATACTCAATAAGATTATGTTGTTTTTATTGTTGCAATCACTTTCATTTAGATTGTTGAGTGGCAGTTGATGATTCTTGCATGTGCCAACCCACATGCTACCAAGTCATCATCATTTCCCCCTTTTTCCCTCTCCCTTTATGGCCTTCACCTATCAATAAAGTTTGGGAATTTGTTGCCCTTTTCAATTTTAAAGTGGTGGGAAAAAACAGTTAAATTTCCTTTAAGACAACTTAGACAAGAACAACtgttaatttttttacaataaCTTCATTTCTATTTTGGTTCTTTAGAATAATTCTATAGGACTAATATGTTCAAAGTTACTGTTATAAATATTAAcataaagttttaaaaaaaaaaaaaaaaaaaaggaagagcgTAGTATAAATTATGAGTCATTACTTTGTTATAAGCACTAtcaattaatattgattttatacAAATATTgggacctttttttttttttttcctatt
Encoded proteins:
- the LOC103483506 gene encoding probable pectate lyase 8 translates to MAMAESGKWIRLILLVMFMLFVGAIARVPKEIPETENGGSEKLQSSSNSTMAVRLDETKDLGNEHAVDNPEEIAAMVDMSIRNATARRELGFFSCGTGNPIDDCWRCDPNWQQNRKRLADCGIGFGRNAIGGRDGRFYVVTDSGDDNPVNPKPGTLRHAVIQDEPLWIVFKRDMVIQLKQELIMNSFKTIDARGTNVHIANGACLTIQFVTNVIVHGLNIHDCKPTGNAMVRSSPNHVGWRTIADGDAISIFGSSHIWIDHNSLSNCADGLVDAVMGSTAITISNNYFTHHNEVMLLGHSDSYVRDKLMQVTIAYNHFGEGLIQRMPRCRHGYFHVVNNDYTHWEMYAIGGSANPTINSQGNRYAAPTNPFAKEVTKRVETAESEWKGWNWRSEGDLLLNGAFFTPSGAGASASYARASSLGAKSSSMVGTITSNAGALSCRRGHPC